ATCCTGCACCAATCAGACTGATGTTTACTGTCATCGGTATCTCCTCCATCATTTATTAGAATATTCAGATGATATATGAAGCACATTATGCACCTGGTCAGATCATCTGTCAAGAGGTGAATACTGGAATCTTCAGCGGGTTTTCGTTATACTTTCATCGTTGATTCAATATGCAGCAGGGAGTGAAGGATTATATGAAACAAACATTAACAGGTGAACGCGTCGTGATTACGGGTGCTTCAAGCGGAATCGGTAGGGAAATGGCCTTGGCTGTTGCCGCAAAAGGTGGTATACCGGTATTGACAGCGAGGTCAGAGAACAGGTTGAGAGAAGTTTCCGAGGAGATTGGCATGCTCTATGGAATCAGAGCGCCGGTGTATCGTTTGGACGTGGCAGATACAGATCAGGTAGAGCAGGTTATCGAGCAAATATACAAAGAAGAGGGCGCTATCACTACATTGATCAACAATGCGGGATACGCCATCTTTGACTATATTGAAGATGTTGATATGACAGATGCCAAGGGCATGTTTCATACGAACGTACTTGGTACAATCGCCTGTACAAGAGCAGTCATGAAAAGAATGAGAAATCAACGGTGCGGATCAATCATTTTCGTGGCTTCACTTGCTGGGAAAATTGCTACACCGAAAGCGAGCGTATACTCTGCTACCAAACACGCAGTAATCGGATTTGCAAATGCGATCCGGATGGAGACGTCTGAAGATCCTATTTTCGTCAGTACGATCAATCCAGGGCCCATTGAGACGGAATTTTTCGAGATTGCAGACGCCGAGGGGACATACAAGCAGAACGTAAAATCATTTATTCTGGATGCAAGTGTTGTTGCCGAAAAAGCTGTCAGGTTGATTATTCGTCCGAAACGTGAACTGGAATTGCCACGATTGTTAAGCGTAGCCGCAAAACTATATCAGCTTTTTCCAGCCCTTGCTGAAAAGATTGCAGCAAAACAGATGAATAAAAAATAAGTCTTTAATGAATTGCTGTTCATTATTTCATCTTATTGTCACGCAATTGTCAATGAAAATTCACCATAAATCAGTCATGATCATGTATGATATAAATTGTAGTTAACAAACGCTGTGATTCATTTCACAAATAATACCCAAAGAGAGGTCGTTTACGATGATCGTGAAGGATTTAGTAGAGACAGCGGAATTACTGAGTGACGAAGTAGTCGAAGGATACTATGTCGTTTATGAACGGTTTGAGAATGTTGATTGTCGCTGTGCAGGAAAGAAAGTAGAAGAAATTGAATGTGACCCAGAAGAGGCTGTTCAGATTTTAACCTGCCCTGAAGATTCTTGCGACTCCTTGAAAAGTATTAAAACTTTCAATATTGGAAAAGATGTCTCAACAGTTGATGCAGCTCTTGAGGTCATTCGGAAAGAATACAGTTATATCATGAAAGAACTCATGCCTCTTGGGTAATCCAAGAGGTTTTTCTTTTTGGAATAATGATATAATAAAAGAAATTGACTACAGAAAGGGATGAAATGATGATACGGATCATGTTTGTTTGTCTGGGAAATATTTGTCGTTCACCCATGGCAGAAGCAATCGCACGTGCAAAAATAAACGAAAAAGGATTGGAAGATAAAATTCATGTTGGTTCTTCGGGTACAGGAAATTGGCACATCGGCAGGCGCCCCCACGAAGGAACATTAGAGATACTCGAGAAAAAGGGAATTGACCATGCGAATCTTTCAGGTAGCCAGACCAAATCAGCAGATTTTTATGAATGGGATTATTTTATTGCCATGGATTCCTCAAATGAGCATCATTTAATAAACCTGAAACCTGATGATAGTCAAGCTGTGATCGAACGATTATTATCCTACCATCCATCCACAGGTTTATCAGAAGTGCCAGATCCATATTTTACAGGCAATTTCATTGAGGTTTATGACTTAATTGAGCGATCAATTTCAAAGTTGATTGAGGAAGTGATTCAACTCCACGTTTCCTCCTGACGAAAAATGGGAACATTTCTGTAACGATAAGCCGGAGGTGAAGGTCGTGCTGGAAGTCAGACGATTTTTGCAAGCGAGAAAATGGATGAAAAGCAATGAGAGTTTTCTGAAAACCTGGCACGCTCATGTCGGCTACAAACTGAATCTTTTCAGATTGTTCGAATCTGGTGAGAAAGTCCATACGATAGCGAAAACTTACGACTGGGATGAGGAACTATTGGAAAGCTGGGTAGATGTCGGCTTATCCGTTGGACATCTGAAAAAAAACATCACAGGAAGGATTAAGGCGAAGAAAAAAATGGTCCGCTTTGCAACGGTAGACAGTGATGAATCCGCGGGCATTCTTTTGCGGGAAATGATGGAACTTCATATTCCCACGTTGCTGGAATATCCCGATCTGATTCAAAGAAAAGATAAGCGGGTTTATCAGGATCAGGCTTTTGGAGAGGTTGTGGCAGAAACATCCGCACTTCTTGAAAAAGCGGCATTGCCGGCTGTCATGAAACTGGTCACAAAATCAAAGCCAGGATCGGCTTTGGATCTGGGGTGCGGATATGGGGGCTATTTAGCAAAAATTCATCATCAGTTCAAGGGCATGAAGCTTACCGGTGTAGAAAAAAATCGTGATGTCTTTAACTATGCAAGACAAAGATTACCTGATGACATTCAACTTCTGAATCAGGATCTAACAGCTTTTTTAAATAATCAGAATGATTCCGTGGATTTGGTGATGGTACATAACTTACTGTACTATTTTCCAAAGGATAAGCGGGGGGCGTTATTAAAAAATATCAGCGAACTCACTACACCAGGCGGAAAAATTTCCATCATCACACCTATCCATCACAGCCAGTATGGAGGTATGTTTACGTCTGCTTTCAATGCTTTCATGACAGCACATGCTAATCTTTATCCTCTTCCGACAATTGATGAATTAAAAGAGCTTGCAACAATATCAGGACTGACTATGCTATCTGCAGAACCAATCATAAAAGAAGGGGGTTGGTTTATCATAATCTTCACAAAAAATTAACAATTATATTTTTTTATTTGCAGGAGAAAGCGTTTACAAAAGAGAAGTTTAATAAGTGAAATCTTTTTTCGGACAGATTGTCTCTAAATAGTCTTGATCAACAGAGGCAGACTGTTCATCAAACAACGAATGGGGAGGTAAAAAGAATGAATTTAGGCGGTTACAAAAATCATGAGGCCTGGGTTAATTTGACAGACGGCACTGTAGAGTATCGTGAACTAAATGAAGAAAATGTTAGGAAGTACGTTGGGGCTCGAGGTCTTGGTGTGAAGTATATGGTCGATCATGGCATATACGATGTGGAGCCATATTCACCGGATAACATGCTGGCAATCATGACAGGTCCTTTAACGGGTACTCGGATTCATATGAGTGGCCGGCTTTGCACAGTCACAAGATCCCCTTTGACTAACACGGTGACGGACTCCCATATGGGCGGCTGGACTGCGGCTCGTTTGAAGTGGGCAGGGTTTGACAATCTGATCTTCACTGGAAAGAGTGAAAAACCGGTCTACCTTTATGTAGAAGATGGAAAAGCGGAACTTCGGGATGCTTCTGAATACTGGGGAAAAGGAATACATCATACAATTAAATCTCTTGAAGAGCGTTATGGCAGTAAAGACACCAGCATCATGTCCATTGGACAAGGTGGCGAGAACCAGATTAATTATGCGGGATGGATGAATGAAGATGATCGGGCTTCCGGCCGTGGAGGAACAGGTGCAGTGGCCGGTTCCAAGAAATTGAAAGCCATCGTCATTAAAGCTTCTCAAAGAGGGAACATGCCTGAAGCAGCGAATCAGGATGATTATAAAGTTGCAGTTAAAGCCGGACTTAAAGCGATTAATGAAGGCGCTCTGACTGCACCTAACAAAGGCGGACTTTCTGTATACGGGACGAACGTTTTGATGAACATTATTAACGAATCCGGTGCATTACCAACTAATAATTCACAGACGACGGTTTCAGAACATGCAGAAGGGGTAAGCGGTGAAACTGTCCGTGAGGAGATTTTGATCAGCGAACCAACCTGTCATGCCTGTCCGGTTGCCTGTAAGAAAGAAGTTGAAGTCTCAGAAGGCAAGTATAAAGTTAAAATGGAGAGCTTTGAGTTCGAATCTGCATGGGCACTGGGGCCAAACTGTGGTACTGGAAACAAGGAAGCCGTTGCATTCATGATTGATCGTTGCAATGATTATGGCATCGATACGATTGATTTGGGTCATTGTTTCTCCGTTGTTATGGAAGCATATGATAAGGAATTGATCGAGGAAGGAATTGAGTGGGGTGACGTGGACACGATGATCGAATGGATCGAAAAGATCATTAAACGCGAAGGTCTTGGAGATATACTGGCAGAAGGCTCCGGGTATGCTGCCGAGAAATTCGGAAATCGTGGACTTGCGATGGTAGTTAAGAATCAAGGGATCCCAGCTTATGACCCGCGCGGTATTCAAGGCATCGGTCTTGGATACGCTACCAGTAACCGCGGAGCTTGTCACCTTAGAGGATATACAGTCTCCGCTGAGATCGCCGGGCTTCCTGAACCGGTTGATCGGCTTGCAGTCAAAGGAAAAGGTGAACTCTTGAAAGTATTCCAGGATCTACATGCTTTCTCGGACTCGTTGGATCTATGTAAGTTCTCAGCATTTTCAGAGAATGCGGATCTCTATGCGCAACAGTACAGTGCAGTTGTCGGTATTGAACTGACAGGTGACGATATTATGGAAATTGGCGAGCGTGTCTATAACATCGAACGCTATTTCAATAATAAAGCCGGTTTTGATGCGAAAGACGATCGTTTACCTGACCGTTTCCTCAATGAGGGAGCCACTGGAAACTCTGAAGGATCCGTTTCTCATCTAGACGAAATGCTCGCTGAGTATTATTCAGCGCGCGGATGGGAAAACGGTGTTGTTACAGAGGAAAAGAAAAAGCAAATGCAAATTTAATCAAGTAAAGGGCATCCGGCTTTTCCCGGATGCCCTTTACTTGTTGTATTATTAATTTTATCCTCCGGCTCTGAATGTTTTCAGGCGAAGTTTACGTAAGGTTTCCTGATGGGTGGATTCATCGATCCCTTCTAAATTGACTTTAACAATAGGGATTTCGGAATGCATAAAGGTAAAGAATGTTTCCGGAAAAACTTCAGCGTGCCATTCATCATGTTGAAAAAGAATGTGGTCGTCGCTGGTTTTCTGGATGACACCACCTAGTTCTTTCAAATAATCGATGATGTCTTTTTGTGGTATGCCACGAAATTCAAGATTTTCCATCATATCAACCTCCTGCTACTGGGGGGAAAAGTGCCAGTTCATCCTCCGGCTTGACGGTAGTTCTGAGCCCGTCCAAGTGAATGACGTTTCTGCCGTTGACGAAAACGTGGACGTGTTGGCGGATCACTTTATCATCTGTGAATAATTCTTCTCCCATTTGAGGGAAGCGATCAATGAGTTTATCCAGAAGCTGACCAATGGGTTCATTTGCTTCGTAGGGGATCTTTACAGTTTTTCCGTCGCATATTTCCCTGAACGTTGCAAAAACTTTAAATTCTTTTTCCATTATGCTCACCTCTCTTTTCTCTATTATCGCGCTATTTGTATAAAAACTGCAAGAAAAATCTTCCGATCGTTATGTACAAGTTTTGTTTATCTGTTATATGAAATGGGTATAACTAGAAATACAAAATAAACCATAAGAAAACTTCTGAGGTGACAATGATGAATAAAGAACAGGTAACAGTGATTGGAGCAGGACCTGGTGGACTGGCTGCAGCGATGATGCTTTCTGCCAGAGGATTTGCCGTGACGGTTTATGAAAAGCAAAACTACATTGGCGGCAGAACCTCATCGTTTACAAAAGAGGGATTCACATTTGATTTAGGTCCAACTTTTTTCAGCATGCCACACATTCTTGAAGAGGTATTCGAGGCCTCAGGGCGACGATTACAAGATTATGTTAATCTTCATGAACTCGAGCCTATGTATTCTTTATCTTTTAATGACACTACTGTCAGGGTATCGAGAAACTCTGATGAAATGAAAGCGGAAATCGCCAGGCACTTTCCCGGTAACGAGGATCATTATGACCGGTTCATCAAGGATACACGAAAAAAAATGAACATTCTGATGCCGGTTTTACAGACAGAACACAATAAATTGACGGATTATTTCGCGTTTCGCAGTTTGAGAGCCGTTCCAGAACTTGAACTTGGGAAATCATTATATGATGTTTTAAGCAGTTATTTTGATGACGAACGGCTTAAACTGTCTTTCACATTCCAATCCAAGTATTTGGGTATGTCTCCTTGGGAGTGTCCGGGTGCATTCAGTATCTTATCTTATATGGAACATGAGTGGGGAATCTTTCATCCTGAGGGTGGTTTAAATCAGCTCACGAAGGCAATGGCGAGGGTAGTGGAAGAACATGGCGGGCATATCCGGCTTGGTACAGGGGTGAAAAAACTGAAAATTAATGATAAACGGCAAGTTGAAGGATTGATTTTGGATACCGATGAAGAAGTTTCTTCGGACCATGTTGTTATGAATGCGGATTTTGCTAAAGGGATGGAAATGCTGATTGATGATTCATTAAGACGTGCGCATTCAAATAAAAAATTGGAAAAGAAAAAATATTCATGTTCTACTTTTATGATTTATGCAGGTCTGGATTGTCAGGTTGATCTGGATCATCATACGATTTTATTTTCCGATGATTACAAGCAGAACGTCGAAGAAATCACACATGCCAAAGTCATTTCGGACGACCCATCCATCTATGTTCAAAATCCGGTTTCCACCGATAAGACACTTGCTCCTGATGGGAAAGCAGGTCTCTACATACTTGCACCGGTCCCAAACAATTTTTCGGAGATTGATTGGGAAACGTCGAAAGAGCCATTCAGGGAGCAAATTTGGAAACTGATTGAAGAGAAAACAGGAATTACTGATATACAGGATCATCTGATTTTCGAAGAAATTCTGACGCCGCTTGATTGGGAAAATGACAAATATGTCTATAAAGGTGCTACATTTAACATGGCGCATAATCTGGGTCAGATGATGTATTTCCGGCCACATAACGAATATCAGGATTTCGAAGGATTGTGGCTTGTTGGTGGAGGGACTCATCCGGGCAGTGGTTTACCGACTATTTTTGAATCAGGCCGAATTACCGCAAACCTGATTGCCAACAGTTACAAAACAACCAAGAGGGTTTCCTTATGAAGACGGCGATCATTGGTGGAGGAATCGGAGGCATTACAGCTGCACTCTACCGTGTTCAACGAGGAGAAGAAGTAACGATATTCGAAAAACAATCGGTACTTGGCGGACGGCTCAGTTTTGCAGGGCAGGATGGTTATCAGGTTGATGAAGGTCCTACCATCGTATTACTGCCATTTATGATTAAAAACATCCTTGAAGAAACGGGCGTAAACCCTGACATTATCGATATGGTGCGAATTGACCCGATTTATCCACTTCATTTCCGAGACGGAACGACTTTTTATAAATTCAGCGATCAAAATAGGCAAAAAGATGAAATCAGTAAGCACTTCCCCGGAGAGGAAGCAGCCTTTACCGCATATATGGCTAATATGAAAGACCGTTTTTTAAAAGGAAAGAAGGCTTTTTTAGACAAGGATTTTGTTCAAAAGAGCGATTTCTGGTCAGGAACTAACCTGAAGACATTGATGAAGTTGAAAGCCTATCAGACGGTCAGGCAACAAACCAAAAAATATTTCAAGCATCCGAAATTGCAGGAATGCTTTAATCTTCAGACACTTTATATTGGTGGGTCACCTGATACAACACCTGCAATTTATTCATTGGTTCCATACAGTGAGCATGAACATGGTATCTGGTATATTAAAGGTGGTTATGCCCGCTTGGCTGAAGTATTGACAAAGGTACTGACTGAGCGGGGAGTTACCATTCGCTGTAATTCAGAAGTAAAGAAGCTTCAGTTTGAAGGAAACCGCGCTGTCGCTCTTGAAGCTGATCAGGAATTGGAGTTGTTTGACCGCTTCATTCTTAACGGTGATTTTCCTGTCGCAGAAAAACTGGTGACAGGTAAAGCATCCACTCGCCATTACAAACCATCAACAGGATGTGTATTAATATATTTTGGTTTGAATGAACCTTTGAGCACATCTGATGTACATCAGTTCTATATGGGTGATGAATTAGATCAGCAGATGCAAGAAATATTTCATCAGCATCGACTGCCTGATGACCCATCGTTCTATGTGTTCAATCCATCTTTGATTGATGATTCACTCGCACCCCAAGGGAAAAGTGTCGCATATGTTCTGATACCTGTTCCTTCAGCAAGTTATATTGACGAAGATGATTATCACCTTTTTGCAGCGAAGATGGTAAAAGAACTTGAAGAACGCGTGGATTCTAATCTGCTGAATAAGATTGCCTGGAAGCAAGTCCGCACACCGCACGACAGCATGCGGGACGGATTGTTTGATGGCGGAAGTTTTGGTTTGGCACCTACTCTCTTCCAATCTGGTGTCTTCAGACCACAAGTGCAGCCCTTTAACTATGAGAACCTCTATGCCGTTGGTGCATCGATTCATCCTGGAGGAGGTGTGCCTATTGTGATGCATGGTGCAAGACTTCTTTCAGAATTCATGGACCGACAGGACTTAGCTGATCATTCTGAAAACCATGAAGTTAAGTGAAAGAATAAATGACTTTAGTGTCATATATGATCATTCAGCTCATGTGATAAAATAGATAATTAAAACAATTGAGGGGGAGCGCAAGATGGAATTGAGAGAAGCCTATCAAGAATGTAAAACGATCATTGAACATCACTCAAAAACGTTTGCTATGGCTTTTCGACACTTGCCTCGCGAAAAAAGGGAAGCGGTTTGGGCGATTTATGCATTTTGCCGAAAAGCAGATGATATTGTAGATGAAGGCGCTCATCCTGTTCAGGAACTCGAAGTATTCGGTAATGACTTAGATCTGTTTATGAGTGGCAGTCGTCCGAATGATTCTGCTCTCTGGATTGCTCTTGAAGATTCATTTCAACGCTTTGATTTTGAACCTGAGCCTTTTTACCATATGATACAGGGACAAGCGATGGATTTAACAAAAAATCGTTACCAGACAGTCGATGAGCTTCTTGACTATTCCTACCACGTTGCAAGTACTGTTGGATTGATGCTGTTGCCGGTGCTTGCCCCGGAACGGAAAAATGAATTGTACGATAGTGCAGTGTCACTGGGTTATGGGATGCAAATCACGAATATCCTCCGTGATATTGGTGAAGATCTCCGCCGTAACCGAATATACCTGCCTCGGGAAGTGATGGCTCGCCACGATTATACTGAACAAGATCTGTTCAATAAAATCAGAGATGACCGTTTTATTTCGATGTGGGAAGAGTTAGCATCGCTGGCAGACCATCATTATTCACTTGGGATTAAGGAGTTATCGCTCTATCCGTTAAATGCCAGACTCCCTGTCCGGGCGGCTGCGATGTTCTACAGTGAGATCTTGAATGCGGTCAGAAAAAATCGATATCAAGTATTTGATCAAAGGGCATTTATTACAACAAAAGAGAAAGAAAGAATAATACAGGAATCTATCAAATAAAGCGAACATGACTTGATTTATAAGTCATGTTCGCTTTATTTGTGAATGATTTGTCACGATCAGATTTGCGACATTTTTCCCGCTCAATACAACCATCGGTGAGCCACCACCTGGATGTGTACTCCCACCTGCAAAATACAAATTACTGACCGAAGCAGATTTATTAAATGGCCGGAGAAACGTATCCCGCTGACGATTGGAGGAAAGACCATATAAGGCGCCCCGATAAGCGTGAAAGCGCTTCGCGATATCTAATTGTCCAACAACCTGATCTGTAATCAAATGGTCTTCAATCGAAATCTTCTTTTCTGAGAGGATTTTGTAGATCCGTTTTTTAGTTTCGTCCGGATGTTCTGATAAAGATAAATCAGCTTGCAGAGGCGGCGCATTAAGTAAAATAAATAAGTTGTCCCCTGATGGAGAAACTGCAGGATCAGATTTTGACGATGTACAGATGTATATCGTCGGATCTTCTCCAAAAGAGTGCTTACGAAAGAGCTGGTCGAATTCCAACGAAGGATCCTGACCGAAAAAGACCTGGTGATGATGAAGATCAAAGCGCGTG
This Salisediminibacterium beveridgei DNA region includes the following protein-coding sequences:
- a CDS encoding SDR family NAD(P)-dependent oxidoreductase → MKQTLTGERVVITGASSGIGREMALAVAAKGGIPVLTARSENRLREVSEEIGMLYGIRAPVYRLDVADTDQVEQVIEQIYKEEGAITTLINNAGYAIFDYIEDVDMTDAKGMFHTNVLGTIACTRAVMKRMRNQRCGSIIFVASLAGKIATPKASVYSATKHAVIGFANAIRMETSEDPIFVSTINPGPIETEFFEIADAEGTYKQNVKSFILDASVVAEKAVRLIIRPKRELELPRLLSVAAKLYQLFPALAEKIAAKQMNKK
- a CDS encoding low molecular weight protein-tyrosine-phosphatase; amino-acid sequence: MAEAIARAKINEKGLEDKIHVGSSGTGNWHIGRRPHEGTLEILEKKGIDHANLSGSQTKSADFYEWDYFIAMDSSNEHHLINLKPDDSQAVIERLLSYHPSTGLSEVPDPYFTGNFIEVYDLIERSISKLIEEVIQLHVSS
- a CDS encoding class I SAM-dependent methyltransferase, coding for MVRFATVDSDESAGILLREMMELHIPTLLEYPDLIQRKDKRVYQDQAFGEVVAETSALLEKAALPAVMKLVTKSKPGSALDLGCGYGGYLAKIHHQFKGMKLTGVEKNRDVFNYARQRLPDDIQLLNQDLTAFLNNQNDSVDLVMVHNLLYYFPKDKRGALLKNISELTTPGGKISIITPIHHSQYGGMFTSAFNAFMTAHANLYPLPTIDELKELATISGLTMLSAEPIIKEGGWFIIIFTKN
- a CDS encoding aldehyde ferredoxin oxidoreductase family protein, coding for MNLGGYKNHEAWVNLTDGTVEYRELNEENVRKYVGARGLGVKYMVDHGIYDVEPYSPDNMLAIMTGPLTGTRIHMSGRLCTVTRSPLTNTVTDSHMGGWTAARLKWAGFDNLIFTGKSEKPVYLYVEDGKAELRDASEYWGKGIHHTIKSLEERYGSKDTSIMSIGQGGENQINYAGWMNEDDRASGRGGTGAVAGSKKLKAIVIKASQRGNMPEAANQDDYKVAVKAGLKAINEGALTAPNKGGLSVYGTNVLMNIINESGALPTNNSQTTVSEHAEGVSGETVREEILISEPTCHACPVACKKEVEVSEGKYKVKMESFEFESAWALGPNCGTGNKEAVAFMIDRCNDYGIDTIDLGHCFSVVMEAYDKELIEEGIEWGDVDTMIEWIEKIIKREGLGDILAEGSGYAAEKFGNRGLAMVVKNQGIPAYDPRGIQGIGLGYATSNRGACHLRGYTVSAEIAGLPEPVDRLAVKGKGELLKVFQDLHAFSDSLDLCKFSAFSENADLYAQQYSAVVGIELTGDDIMEIGERVYNIERYFNNKAGFDAKDDRLPDRFLNEGATGNSEGSVSHLDEMLAEYYSARGWENGVVTEEKKKQMQI
- a CDS encoding ubiquitin-like small modifier protein 1 translates to MEKEFKVFATFREICDGKTVKIPYEANEPIGQLLDKLIDRFPQMGEELFTDDKVIRQHVHVFVNGRNVIHLDGLRTTVKPEDELALFPPVAGG
- a CDS encoding phytoene desaturase family protein, whose protein sequence is MNKEQVTVIGAGPGGLAAAMMLSARGFAVTVYEKQNYIGGRTSSFTKEGFTFDLGPTFFSMPHILEEVFEASGRRLQDYVNLHELEPMYSLSFNDTTVRVSRNSDEMKAEIARHFPGNEDHYDRFIKDTRKKMNILMPVLQTEHNKLTDYFAFRSLRAVPELELGKSLYDVLSSYFDDERLKLSFTFQSKYLGMSPWECPGAFSILSYMEHEWGIFHPEGGLNQLTKAMARVVEEHGGHIRLGTGVKKLKINDKRQVEGLILDTDEEVSSDHVVMNADFAKGMEMLIDDSLRRAHSNKKLEKKKYSCSTFMIYAGLDCQVDLDHHTILFSDDYKQNVEEITHAKVISDDPSIYVQNPVSTDKTLAPDGKAGLYILAPVPNNFSEIDWETSKEPFREQIWKLIEEKTGITDIQDHLIFEEILTPLDWENDKYVYKGATFNMAHNLGQMMYFRPHNEYQDFEGLWLVGGGTHPGSGLPTIFESGRITANLIANSYKTTKRVSL
- a CDS encoding phytoene desaturase family protein produces the protein MKTAIIGGGIGGITAALYRVQRGEEVTIFEKQSVLGGRLSFAGQDGYQVDEGPTIVLLPFMIKNILEETGVNPDIIDMVRIDPIYPLHFRDGTTFYKFSDQNRQKDEISKHFPGEEAAFTAYMANMKDRFLKGKKAFLDKDFVQKSDFWSGTNLKTLMKLKAYQTVRQQTKKYFKHPKLQECFNLQTLYIGGSPDTTPAIYSLVPYSEHEHGIWYIKGGYARLAEVLTKVLTERGVTIRCNSEVKKLQFEGNRAVALEADQELELFDRFILNGDFPVAEKLVTGKASTRHYKPSTGCVLIYFGLNEPLSTSDVHQFYMGDELDQQMQEIFHQHRLPDDPSFYVFNPSLIDDSLAPQGKSVAYVLIPVPSASYIDEDDYHLFAAKMVKELEERVDSNLLNKIAWKQVRTPHDSMRDGLFDGGSFGLAPTLFQSGVFRPQVQPFNYENLYAVGASIHPGGGVPIVMHGARLLSEFMDRQDLADHSENHEVK
- a CDS encoding phytoene/squalene synthase family protein; protein product: MELREAYQECKTIIEHHSKTFAMAFRHLPREKREAVWAIYAFCRKADDIVDEGAHPVQELEVFGNDLDLFMSGSRPNDSALWIALEDSFQRFDFEPEPFYHMIQGQAMDLTKNRYQTVDELLDYSYHVASTVGLMLLPVLAPERKNELYDSAVSLGYGMQITNILRDIGEDLRRNRIYLPREVMARHDYTEQDLFNKIRDDRFISMWEELASLADHHYSLGIKELSLYPLNARLPVRAAAMFYSEILNAVRKNRYQVFDQRAFITTKEKERIIQESIK